The proteins below are encoded in one region of Sebastes fasciatus isolate fSebFas1 chromosome 16, fSebFas1.pri, whole genome shotgun sequence:
- the LOC141752784 gene encoding protocadherin alpha-C2-like isoform X1 yields MARVIPPAVRTRLIAAVFTFTALWGRALSITRYSIPEEMEEGSFVANLATDLGLDVRSLVQRSAKLDVIHSKNYLDINKETGELVIREKIDRESICMTKTTSCFLKMDVILENPIRIFNLELEIMDINDNAPVFRRRTMHLDISEATPPGERFSLTNAVDADVGANSIKTYYLSESKYFNIDIQTGSDGSKYVDLVLNGQLDREEHGVHNLILTAVDGGVPPRSGTASIVINVLDINDNAPLFSQPVFTVNVSENSAAGTVVMTLNATDLDEGTNAQLIYSYTLYTSEKTQELFSLDPNSGEIKVKGVIDYEESQSFEMHIQAQDRGVNPKSGTCKVTVFVTDLNDNYPEVTIKSVKSSLTEDVSVGTLIAVVSVSDRDSGANGQVVLTLNRQKSLPFLLNKSSEGYFELLVSKPLDREVISKYDITLRVTDKGSPPLSENETITLEILDVNDNAPAFSQSFYTIHVMENNPPGALLTSLSAFDPDLNENQYLVYFIMEKEIVNTSMSMLFSINPENGDLYALKTFDYERERDFLFHIEARDSGLPPLSSNVTVHIIILDQNDNTPLIVSPWRAQGSVVEEVIPRSTDKGHLIAKVIAIDADSEQNARVTYQLLQITDSTLFSLDQYNGEIRTTRMFSYRDPRQQRLVIVAKDNGEPALSATVTIKISTVEHVMSFSETTELPLEYDVFTDLNLYLVIGLGAVSFLLLITILVIIVLKCQKPKPKQFKIPPPNRNSVVSRNSVISQRSSTIADSTLISSDAYWYSLFLAETRKGKVVVRQPIIPKGAGYFVSSIPRSIGPSETTDSRASTLEQEPRRELP; encoded by the exons ATGGCGCGCGTCATTCCACCGGCTGTCCGGACACGTCTCATCGcggctgttttcacattcactGCGTTATGGGGACGCGCGCTCTCCATCACCCGGTACTCTATACCGGAGGAGATGGAAGAGGGCTCCTTTGTTGCCAACCTGGCCACGGATCTGGGTCTGGATGTTCGCAGTTTGGTGCAGCGCAGCGCCAAGCTCGATGTCATCCACAGCAAAAATTACCTCGACATCAACAAAGAGACGGGGGAGCTGGTGATCCGCGAGAAGATCGACCGGGAGAGCATATGCATGACCAAAACCACCTCGTGCTTTCTGAAAATGGATGTCATACTCGAGAACCCCATTCGAATTTTCAACCTCGAATTGGAGATCATGGACATAAACGATAACGCGCCAGTGTTCCGCAGGAGGACAATGCACTTGGACATATCAGAGGCAACCCCTCCCGGTGAGAGGTTCTCATTGACAAACGCGGTGGATGCAGATGTGGGGGCGAACTCCATCAAGACCTACTATCTCAGCGAGAGCAAATACTTCAACATTGACATACAAACTGGCAGCGATGGCTCCAAATATGTCGATTTGGTGCTGAATGGTCAATTGGACCGGGAGGAGCATGGGGTTCATAATCTGATTCTAACCGCTGTGGATGGAGGAGTGCCTCCACGCTCCGGCACAGCCAGCATCGTTATTAACGTCCTGGATATCAATGACAACGCCCCCCTGTTCAGTCAGCCGGTGTTCACAGTCAATGTCTCCGAGAACTCGGCTGCAGGGACAGTTGTCATGACCTTAAACGCGACAGACTTGGACGAAGGCACGAATGCTCAGTTGATATATTCATACACGCTGTACACCTCGGAGAAGACCCAAGAGCTCTTCTCGCTCGATCCGAACTCAGGTGAGATCAAGGTGAAGGGGGTGATCGACTACGAGGAGAGTCAGAGTTTCGAGATGCACATCCAGGCTCAGGACAGAGGGGTCAACCCGAAGTCGGGGACATGTAAAGTCACGGTGTTTGTAACCGATCTGAATGATAACTACCCCGAGGTGACCATTAAGTCCGTGAAGAGTTCCCTGACCGAGGACGTCTCTGTCGGGACGCTGATCGCGGTGGTCAGCGTCAGCGACAGGGACTCCGGGGCCAATGGGCAAGTGGTGCTCACTTTGAACCGGCAAAAGTCGTTGCCGTTCCTCCTGAACAAATCCTCAGAGGGTTACTTTGAGCTGCTGGTTTCGAAGCCGCTGGACCGAGAGGTGATAAGCAAATATGACATCACGCTGAGGGTGACGGATAAAGGCTCGCCGCCTTTATCTGAAAACGAAACCATCACCTTAGAGATCCTGGATGTCAATGACAACGCGCCCGCGTTCTCCCAGTCCTTCTACACGATCCACGTCATGGAGAATAACCCCCCGGGGGCATTGTTGACATCTCTTAGTGCGTTTGACCCGGATCTCAATGAGAACCAGTACTTGGTTTATTTCATAATGGAGAAAGAGATTGTTAACACGTCCATGTCAATGCTGTTCTCCATCAACCCTGAGAACGGTGATCTTTACGCCCTGAAGACCTTCGactatgagagagagagggatttcCTCTTCCACATCGAGGCTAGAGACTCTGGCCTCCCCCCGCTGAGCAGCAACGTGACAGTTCACATCATCATCCTGGACCAGAATGACAACACTCCTCTCATAGTGTCACCTTGGCGGGCGCAGGGCTCCGTGGTAGAGGAGGTGATACCGAGATCCACGGATAAGGGGCACCTGATAGCCAAAGTGATCGCCATTGACGCAGATTCTGAGCAGAACGCCAGGGTCACATATCAGCTCCTACAGATCACCGATTCGACCCTTTTCAGCCTGGATCAGTACAACGGTGAAATCCGGACGACGAGGATGTTCAGCTACAGAGACCCGAGACAACAGCGGTTGGTGATTGTCGCCAAAGACAACGGCGAACCTGCCCTCTCCGCCACCGTCACCATCAAGATATCAACAGTGGAGCACGTAATGTCCTTTTCGGAGACCACAGAGTTGCCACTAGAGTACGACGTCTTCACAGACCTAAACCTGTACTTAGTAATCGGTTTAGGGGCCGTGTCATTTCTGCTACTAATAACCATCTTGGTTATTATCGTGCTGAAGTGTCAAAAGCCAAAGCCAAAGCAATTCAAGATCCCGCCTCCCAACAGAAACAGTGTGGTCAGCAGGAACAGCGTGATCAGCCAGAGGAGCTCCACCATCGCAGATTCCACCCTGATCTCCAGCGATGCCTACTGGTACAGTTTGTTCCTCGCAGAGACCCGGAAAGGCAAAGTGGTCGTGAGGCAGCCGATAATTCCCAAAGGAGCTGGGTATTTTGTGTCCAGTATACCCAGGAGCATAGGGCCAAGCGAGACCACAGACTCCAGAGCGTCCACACTGGAG CAGGAGCCCAGAAGAGAACTGCCATGA
- the LOC141752784 gene encoding protocadherin alpha-C2-like isoform X2 has translation MARVIPPAVRTRLIAAVFTFTALWGRALSITRYSIPEEMEEGSFVANLATDLGLDVRSLVQRSAKLDVIHSKNYLDINKETGELVIREKIDRESICMTKTTSCFLKMDVILENPIRIFNLELEIMDINDNAPVFRRRTMHLDISEATPPGERFSLTNAVDADVGANSIKTYYLSESKYFNIDIQTGSDGSKYVDLVLNGQLDREEHGVHNLILTAVDGGVPPRSGTASIVINVLDINDNAPLFSQPVFTVNVSENSAAGTVVMTLNATDLDEGTNAQLIYSYTLYTSEKTQELFSLDPNSGEIKVKGVIDYEESQSFEMHIQAQDRGVNPKSGTCKVTVFVTDLNDNYPEVTIKSVKSSLTEDVSVGTLIAVVSVSDRDSGANGQVVLTLNRQKSLPFLLNKSSEGYFELLVSKPLDREVISKYDITLRVTDKGSPPLSENETITLEILDVNDNAPAFSQSFYTIHVMENNPPGALLTSLSAFDPDLNENQYLVYFIMEKEIVNTSMSMLFSINPENGDLYALKTFDYERERDFLFHIEARDSGLPPLSSNVTVHIIILDQNDNTPLIVSPWRAQGSVVEEVIPRSTDKGHLIAKVIAIDADSEQNARVTYQLLQITDSTLFSLDQYNGEIRTTRMFSYRDPRQQRLVIVAKDNGEPALSATVTIKISTVEHVMSFSETTELPLEYDVFTDLNLYLVIGLGAVSFLLLITILVIIVLKCQKPKPKQFKIPPPNRNSVVSRNSVISQRSSTIADSTLISSDAYWYSLFLAETRKGKVVVRQPIIPKGAGYFVSSIPRSIGPSETTDSRASTLEYSK, from the exons ATGGCGCGCGTCATTCCACCGGCTGTCCGGACACGTCTCATCGcggctgttttcacattcactGCGTTATGGGGACGCGCGCTCTCCATCACCCGGTACTCTATACCGGAGGAGATGGAAGAGGGCTCCTTTGTTGCCAACCTGGCCACGGATCTGGGTCTGGATGTTCGCAGTTTGGTGCAGCGCAGCGCCAAGCTCGATGTCATCCACAGCAAAAATTACCTCGACATCAACAAAGAGACGGGGGAGCTGGTGATCCGCGAGAAGATCGACCGGGAGAGCATATGCATGACCAAAACCACCTCGTGCTTTCTGAAAATGGATGTCATACTCGAGAACCCCATTCGAATTTTCAACCTCGAATTGGAGATCATGGACATAAACGATAACGCGCCAGTGTTCCGCAGGAGGACAATGCACTTGGACATATCAGAGGCAACCCCTCCCGGTGAGAGGTTCTCATTGACAAACGCGGTGGATGCAGATGTGGGGGCGAACTCCATCAAGACCTACTATCTCAGCGAGAGCAAATACTTCAACATTGACATACAAACTGGCAGCGATGGCTCCAAATATGTCGATTTGGTGCTGAATGGTCAATTGGACCGGGAGGAGCATGGGGTTCATAATCTGATTCTAACCGCTGTGGATGGAGGAGTGCCTCCACGCTCCGGCACAGCCAGCATCGTTATTAACGTCCTGGATATCAATGACAACGCCCCCCTGTTCAGTCAGCCGGTGTTCACAGTCAATGTCTCCGAGAACTCGGCTGCAGGGACAGTTGTCATGACCTTAAACGCGACAGACTTGGACGAAGGCACGAATGCTCAGTTGATATATTCATACACGCTGTACACCTCGGAGAAGACCCAAGAGCTCTTCTCGCTCGATCCGAACTCAGGTGAGATCAAGGTGAAGGGGGTGATCGACTACGAGGAGAGTCAGAGTTTCGAGATGCACATCCAGGCTCAGGACAGAGGGGTCAACCCGAAGTCGGGGACATGTAAAGTCACGGTGTTTGTAACCGATCTGAATGATAACTACCCCGAGGTGACCATTAAGTCCGTGAAGAGTTCCCTGACCGAGGACGTCTCTGTCGGGACGCTGATCGCGGTGGTCAGCGTCAGCGACAGGGACTCCGGGGCCAATGGGCAAGTGGTGCTCACTTTGAACCGGCAAAAGTCGTTGCCGTTCCTCCTGAACAAATCCTCAGAGGGTTACTTTGAGCTGCTGGTTTCGAAGCCGCTGGACCGAGAGGTGATAAGCAAATATGACATCACGCTGAGGGTGACGGATAAAGGCTCGCCGCCTTTATCTGAAAACGAAACCATCACCTTAGAGATCCTGGATGTCAATGACAACGCGCCCGCGTTCTCCCAGTCCTTCTACACGATCCACGTCATGGAGAATAACCCCCCGGGGGCATTGTTGACATCTCTTAGTGCGTTTGACCCGGATCTCAATGAGAACCAGTACTTGGTTTATTTCATAATGGAGAAAGAGATTGTTAACACGTCCATGTCAATGCTGTTCTCCATCAACCCTGAGAACGGTGATCTTTACGCCCTGAAGACCTTCGactatgagagagagagggatttcCTCTTCCACATCGAGGCTAGAGACTCTGGCCTCCCCCCGCTGAGCAGCAACGTGACAGTTCACATCATCATCCTGGACCAGAATGACAACACTCCTCTCATAGTGTCACCTTGGCGGGCGCAGGGCTCCGTGGTAGAGGAGGTGATACCGAGATCCACGGATAAGGGGCACCTGATAGCCAAAGTGATCGCCATTGACGCAGATTCTGAGCAGAACGCCAGGGTCACATATCAGCTCCTACAGATCACCGATTCGACCCTTTTCAGCCTGGATCAGTACAACGGTGAAATCCGGACGACGAGGATGTTCAGCTACAGAGACCCGAGACAACAGCGGTTGGTGATTGTCGCCAAAGACAACGGCGAACCTGCCCTCTCCGCCACCGTCACCATCAAGATATCAACAGTGGAGCACGTAATGTCCTTTTCGGAGACCACAGAGTTGCCACTAGAGTACGACGTCTTCACAGACCTAAACCTGTACTTAGTAATCGGTTTAGGGGCCGTGTCATTTCTGCTACTAATAACCATCTTGGTTATTATCGTGCTGAAGTGTCAAAAGCCAAAGCCAAAGCAATTCAAGATCCCGCCTCCCAACAGAAACAGTGTGGTCAGCAGGAACAGCGTGATCAGCCAGAGGAGCTCCACCATCGCAGATTCCACCCTGATCTCCAGCGATGCCTACTGGTACAGTTTGTTCCTCGCAGAGACCCGGAAAGGCAAAGTGGTCGTGAGGCAGCCGATAATTCCCAAAGGAGCTGGGTATTTTGTGTCCAGTATACCCAGGAGCATAGGGCCAAGCGAGACCACAGACTCCAGAGCGTCCACACTGGAG TACTCAAAATGA